In the genome of Leeuwenhoekiella sp. MAR_2009_132, one region contains:
- a CDS encoding sacsin N-terminal ATP-binding-like domain-containing protein → MENTSIKEQVQAIINKRWEELRNPKSLLSLNSIEKQTNQGYNGRQLLELFQNCEDEGASRVKIYLDTQRQVLEISNDGSKPFSIKGYDSIFYPGLSSKVSSDYIGNKGLGFRSIINWASKISIISNGFALVFDSDIKRDILLNQIGYSENELSQIRIERKLNDNIYPLPLLNSCKINEVVNPSDFTTTISVEYEKEFEVSIKEQLKSISEKTLLFLKNIETIEIGGDFINQTITVKRKKISDNRFEISHNGNVYHVISDNGVVDKSLIEDKDSSEPKKYSVKIAYNDSLTFKDKVLYNYFKTQIPFELPFVAHASLELDQNRNHSLKSRVNPFVLEKLFLLHQELVEDLKQKHFKSWLPYQSINRQGNNIYEPYLNLITKHWNKFEVYPILSGLYVTSLVAKNLGNRIAAFISDNQLEHIYGEQMVFCDLKITPNQYIDRPNNYKAIIESLAVNLTINQRALFISLLLEIYPREKFKVLIDEKLQLIEADDFVYTDKTSENKGLQVPSYSSIRFLNSNLYQALIVQLKLQSAPYKSRSLKDKLEVISDVHSFEPQTVIKKIISETDNYLKNNEFKKDDVIKEFYQKLYYNYKLRGDSQVLDYDAIIPCLTEDNQLKNTKGLALSDEFEIGRISNQIFGNLYESSDVIAKLSKFGLQNEDIGQVERFLRWLGVNPISIIEKINSNIEPNFLQYSAKVHNASITNYNLYTIKNFEKILNTESVGINHLISWLIIDDKLKFLFKNYTEKYSAINETLQYTFRGTKKDIRPFENYIYFKISNHFNITNYLITSKKQEWFNPFKIDYDYLFKINNDLDKTEVDKILTFFGAKRDFNDLDINYLKIKTQELAERQNKNGSQVFYKNLVGHFKENNEQILGVDLYAREGDDIVVKEAGQVYFSDRIQLPDTLTRKFPIFYYPSRSGASRAIQMFGLKDLNTLDLRINEKKVNDLITNDFKKFIKEIKPFILAFRLDKITREDVKNGQVQLLNKLKIECCEKLVCSINDEIFNIEPYNYIFNDDTFYFNIPHNSDVVELRQKKLFRDNLSDVFLKVFDTFDEKKIFEAIIMQSQDDNVYDLKNELADGILDEAKLLLGEISVRLSIWKSLFKIKGIEVPVDFNENNIEQYIMTYFPEMDRRMLFNSDGNLEELAKIRWCFNKLNVDLKKYNNVTDYKLSFDSLYTKELSSFYEKHKKKVKNQVWYYLSRTSREEQAYFIEYLHQIETLISDFSLNQNKNIYDFKIEILKLLNNKLAFVEFEFDDDKFQDYDLVENKNNEEFSEDEKLHIRKDKLLNSLSYFENNIDFIKKKLSEKKTQSIENKELQFNLNQSSEPELVEDFEVENVFDNNIGVNDGFWLGGANGSNTTLSDNEKKKLGNSVEEVVKNYLLSKPDLYSKVELIAKTNESAHYDIKYFDNKGDELKYVESKYYNGFSFDISESEREFGYTNAQKYEIWLVNKNSKIFVIKDIKNLGKLKPLKYRVKIILKEHAV, encoded by the coding sequence ATGGAAAATACGTCAATAAAAGAGCAAGTTCAGGCTATAATAAATAAACGTTGGGAAGAACTCAGAAATCCAAAAAGCCTCTTGAGTTTAAATAGTATAGAAAAGCAAACTAACCAAGGTTATAATGGCAGGCAATTATTGGAGTTATTCCAAAACTGTGAAGACGAAGGGGCTTCCAGGGTTAAAATTTATTTAGACACTCAAAGACAAGTTTTAGAAATAAGCAATGATGGCTCTAAACCTTTTTCAATAAAAGGATATGATTCAATTTTTTATCCAGGCTTATCTTCTAAGGTTTCGTCAGATTATATAGGTAATAAGGGGCTTGGCTTTCGTTCTATTATCAATTGGGCTTCAAAAATTTCCATTATAAGTAATGGTTTTGCGTTGGTATTTGATTCTGATATAAAAAGGGATATACTTTTAAATCAAATTGGCTATTCAGAAAATGAGTTATCACAAATAAGAATAGAAAGAAAGTTAAATGATAACATTTACCCTTTACCTTTATTGAACAGCTGTAAAATTAATGAGGTTGTTAACCCTAGTGACTTCACAACAACAATATCTGTAGAATACGAAAAAGAGTTTGAAGTAAGCATTAAGGAGCAATTAAAATCCATAAGTGAAAAGACATTACTCTTCTTAAAAAATATAGAAACCATTGAAATCGGCGGTGACTTTATTAATCAAACTATTACAGTAAAAAGAAAGAAGATCTCAGATAATAGATTTGAGATAAGTCATAATGGTAATGTTTACCATGTAATAAGTGACAATGGAGTTGTTGATAAAAGCTTGATTGAAGATAAAGATTCTAGTGAACCTAAAAAGTACAGTGTAAAAATAGCTTACAACGATAGTTTGACTTTTAAAGACAAGGTGTTGTATAACTATTTTAAAACTCAAATTCCTTTTGAGTTACCTTTTGTCGCTCACGCCAGTCTAGAACTAGATCAAAATAGAAACCATAGTCTAAAGTCCAGGGTAAATCCTTTTGTATTAGAAAAGTTATTTCTACTTCATCAAGAATTAGTTGAAGATTTAAAACAGAAACATTTTAAGTCTTGGTTACCTTATCAATCTATTAATCGTCAAGGTAATAATATTTACGAACCGTATTTAAACTTAATTACCAAACATTGGAATAAATTTGAAGTATATCCAATTCTATCTGGTCTATATGTCACGTCATTGGTGGCTAAAAATTTAGGAAATCGAATTGCGGCATTTATCTCAGATAATCAATTGGAACATATTTATGGTGAGCAGATGGTATTCTGTGATCTTAAAATTACTCCAAATCAATACATAGATAGGCCCAATAATTATAAGGCCATAATTGAAAGTTTAGCTGTTAATTTGACAATAAATCAAAGAGCATTATTTATAAGCTTACTATTAGAAATTTACCCTAGAGAAAAGTTTAAGGTGTTAATTGATGAGAAACTTCAATTAATAGAAGCAGATGATTTTGTTTACACAGATAAGACATCAGAAAATAAAGGCTTACAGGTACCTAGCTATTCAAGTATACGATTTTTAAATTCTAATTTATACCAAGCTTTAATAGTACAGCTAAAATTGCAATCAGCACCGTACAAATCTAGAAGCTTAAAAGATAAGTTAGAAGTCATTTCAGATGTTCATTCTTTTGAACCACAAACAGTAATAAAAAAAATAATAAGTGAAACTGACAATTACCTTAAAAATAATGAGTTTAAAAAAGATGATGTCATAAAAGAGTTTTATCAAAAACTATATTACAATTATAAATTAAGAGGTGATAGTCAAGTATTAGACTATGATGCAATAATACCTTGTTTGACTGAAGATAATCAGCTTAAAAACACTAAAGGACTTGCCTTATCAGACGAGTTTGAAATTGGCAGGATTTCAAACCAAATTTTCGGGAATTTGTATGAAAGCTCAGATGTAATTGCTAAACTCTCTAAATTTGGTTTACAAAATGAGGATATTGGTCAGGTTGAAAGATTTTTGAGATGGCTTGGTGTTAACCCTATTTCTATAATTGAAAAAATTAATTCCAACATTGAACCTAATTTTTTACAATATTCCGCAAAAGTACATAATGCATCAATAACAAATTATAATCTATATACCATCAAGAATTTTGAGAAAATTCTGAATACTGAATCTGTAGGTATAAATCATCTTATTAGTTGGCTTATAATTGATGATAAATTAAAGTTTCTTTTTAAGAATTATACTGAAAAATATTCTGCTATTAATGAAACGCTACAATATACCTTTCGTGGAACAAAAAAGGATATTAGACCGTTTGAAAATTATATCTATTTCAAGATATCTAATCACTTCAATATCACCAATTATCTAATAACGAGTAAAAAACAAGAGTGGTTTAATCCGTTCAAAATTGATTATGATTATTTATTCAAGATTAATAATGATTTAGATAAAACAGAGGTAGATAAAATTCTCACTTTTTTTGGAGCAAAAAGGGATTTTAATGATTTAGATATTAATTATTTAAAAATAAAAACGCAAGAGCTTGCTGAAAGGCAAAATAAAAATGGCTCACAGGTATTTTACAAAAATCTTGTTGGGCATTTTAAGGAAAATAATGAACAGATATTGGGCGTAGATTTATACGCTAGAGAAGGTGATGATATTGTCGTTAAAGAGGCTGGCCAAGTTTATTTTAGTGATCGGATACAATTACCGGACACGCTCACAAGAAAATTCCCAATCTTTTACTATCCCTCTAGATCAGGAGCTTCACGAGCAATACAAATGTTCGGTCTCAAAGATTTAAACACTCTAGATCTAAGAATTAATGAGAAAAAGGTAAACGATTTAATTACTAATGATTTTAAAAAATTCATTAAAGAGATTAAACCTTTCATCTTAGCTTTTAGATTAGATAAAATCACAAGAGAAGACGTAAAAAATGGCCAGGTTCAATTATTAAATAAGCTAAAAATAGAATGTTGCGAAAAATTAGTGTGTAGTATTAATGATGAGATATTTAACATCGAACCCTACAACTACATATTTAACGATGATACTTTTTATTTTAATATACCCCATAACTCAGATGTAGTTGAATTAAGGCAGAAAAAACTTTTTAGAGATAATTTATCAGACGTTTTTTTAAAAGTTTTTGACACGTTTGATGAAAAGAAAATCTTTGAGGCTATTATCATGCAATCACAAGATGATAATGTATATGATTTGAAAAATGAATTAGCAGATGGGATTTTGGATGAAGCAAAACTTTTGTTGGGAGAAATAAGCGTAAGGTTGTCCATTTGGAAATCACTCTTTAAAATTAAGGGTATTGAAGTTCCCGTAGATTTCAATGAAAATAATATAGAGCAATATATTATGACATATTTTCCTGAAATGGATCGAAGGATGTTATTCAATTCTGATGGTAATTTAGAGGAACTCGCAAAAATCAGGTGGTGTTTCAATAAATTAAATGTCGATTTAAAGAAGTATAATAACGTTACAGATTACAAGCTCTCTTTTGATTCCTTATATACAAAAGAGCTTTCTTCATTTTATGAGAAGCATAAGAAAAAAGTGAAAAATCAGGTTTGGTATTATTTATCTCGAACTTCACGAGAGGAACAAGCCTACTTTATAGAGTATTTACACCAAATTGAAACTTTAATTAGTGATTTTAGTTTAAATCAAAACAAAAACATCTATGATTTTAAAATTGAAATTCTGAAACTTTTAAATAACAAATTAGCATTTGTTGAATTTGAATTTGATGATGATAAATTTCAAGATTATGATTTGGTTGAGAATAAAAATAATGAAGAATTTAGTGAAGATGAGAAACTTCATATTCGAAAAGACAAGTTATTAAATAGTCTAAGTTATTTTGAAAATAATATAGATTTCATAAAGAAAAAACTATCCGAAAAGAAAACTCAAAGTATTGAAAATAAAGAACTTCAATTTAATTTAAATCAAAGTAGTGAACCAGAACTAGTGGAGGATTTTGAAGTTGAAAACGTATTTGACAATAATATAGGAGTGAATGATGGATTTTGGTTAGGAGGAGCTAATGGTTCAAATACTACGCTATCAGACAATGAAAAGAAAAAATTAGGAAATAGTGTTGAGGAAGTAGTCAAAAATTATTTGCTTAGTAAACCCGATTTATACTCTAAAGTAGAACTTATAGCAAAAACAAATGAAAGTGCACACTATGACATTAAATACTTTGATAACAAAGGTGATGAGTTGAAGTACGTAGAAAGTAAGTACTACAATGGATTTTCTTTTGACATATCAGAATCTGAAAGAGAATTTGGTTATACTAATGCACAAAAATATGAGATTTGGTTAGTGAATAAAAATTCTAAAATATTCGTCATTAAGGATATTAAGAATCTAGGTAAACTAAAGCCTTTAAAATATAGGGTGAAAATAATATTAAAAGAACATGCAGTCTAA
- a CDS encoding restriction endonuclease subunit S — protein MEIPQTKNKRAETTKGYEHYKDSGVEWLGEIPVHWKVLSFRYIIYVLTDFTANGSFGDLAKNVEYLDFKNYSRLIRLTDLRKDLKNDGIYLSEKSHNFLSKSELQGGELLMANVGAYAGLAWIMPYLKERASLGPNMFLIKLIDDCSIKYFELLINSLSYKYYIQEVAKSSAQPKLNKDNIRQLRILFPPRKEQTAIAQFLYEKTEKIDAAVALKEQQIKLLQERKQILIHKAVTRGLDDSVAFKDSSVEWIGAIPEHWDITAVKYLLEIPITDGPHTTPDLLDEGIPFISAEAIKNGEIDFNKKRGFISEKDHQIFSLKYLPKRNDIYMVKSGATTGNIAMVKTDEEFSIWSPLAVFRSNLKRIIPKYLYNYLESPSFKKGVELSWSFGTQQNIGMGVLSNLPISYPPISEQREISEYIETASQKIETAISLKQQEIEKLKEYKSSLINSVVTGKVKVF, from the coding sequence ATGGAAATACCACAAACAAAAAACAAGCGGGCTGAGACAACAAAAGGCTATGAGCACTATAAAGACTCGGGTGTTGAATGGTTGGGGGAGATTCCCGTACATTGGAAAGTATTAAGCTTTAGATATATAATTTATGTTCTAACCGATTTTACAGCAAATGGTTCTTTTGGTGATTTAGCGAAAAATGTAGAATATTTAGATTTTAAGAATTATTCAAGGTTGATACGTTTGACTGATTTAAGGAAGGATTTGAAAAATGATGGAATATATCTAAGCGAAAAATCACATAACTTTTTGAGCAAATCGGAATTGCAAGGAGGGGAATTATTAATGGCAAATGTTGGAGCTTATGCCGGATTAGCTTGGATAATGCCTTATTTGAAAGAAAGAGCTTCTTTAGGACCAAATATGTTTTTAATTAAGTTAATAGATGATTGCTCTATTAAGTATTTTGAATTGTTAATTAATTCTTTGTCATATAAATATTATATCCAAGAAGTTGCAAAATCCTCAGCACAGCCAAAACTGAATAAAGACAATATACGCCAATTAAGGATTCTCTTTCCACCACGTAAAGAACAAACTGCTATTGCACAATTTCTATATGAAAAGACAGAGAAGATAGATGCCGCGGTAGCTTTAAAGGAGCAACAGATTAAGCTGCTTCAGGAGCGTAAACAAATACTCATACACAAAGCAGTTACCCGTGGTTTAGATGATTCGGTTGCATTTAAAGATAGCAGTGTGGAGTGGATTGGTGCCATTCCTGAGCATTGGGATATAACCGCAGTTAAATATTTATTGGAAATACCAATTACAGATGGCCCGCATACAACACCTGACTTATTAGACGAAGGCATTCCATTTATTTCAGCTGAAGCCATAAAGAATGGTGAAATTGATTTTAACAAAAAACGAGGATTTATTTCAGAAAAAGACCATCAAATATTTTCTTTAAAATATTTACCTAAGAGGAATGATATTTATATGGTCAAGTCAGGTGCTACAACTGGTAATATAGCAATGGTCAAAACTGATGAAGAGTTCAGTATTTGGTCACCCTTAGCAGTTTTCCGGTCAAATTTAAAAAGAATTATACCTAAATATTTATATAATTATTTAGAATCACCTTCATTTAAAAAAGGTGTTGAATTAAGTTGGAGCTTTGGTACACAGCAAAATATAGGTATGGGTGTTTTATCAAATCTCCCTATTTCTTATCCTCCAATTTCAGAACAGAGAGAAATCTCAGAATATATTGAAACAGCTTCTCAAAAAATTGAAACTGCCATAAGCTTAAAACAGCAGGAGATCGAGAAACTTAAAGAGTATAAAAGCAGTTTGATCAATAGTGTCGTAACGGGTAAAGTAAAGGTGTTTTAG